Proteins from a single region of Harmonia axyridis chromosome 4, icHarAxyr1.1, whole genome shotgun sequence:
- the LOC123678417 gene encoding uncharacterized protein LOC123678417 codes for MREIHLFYIILVYLYVKTVFSLTAIQECKPRYHYWRPYTGKIPEDAFRAGDRGDITYVAKIIPLDINSWSHAGQIGGYDYVDWGWPEKWMYRVDKFLEILCTEPKYKRTLQWRNIYDPTDLKTTERHCCLVESGVTYRNGVAHFAYVGRKYVDNVFFVGPVYMRDDFFHPKGMFAVHARKSYYFSRDFEILHYGCVKS; via the exons ATGAGAGAAATACatcttttttatattattctcgTTTATCTGTATGTAAAAACTGTTTTTTCACTAACTGCTATCCAAGAATGTAAACCTC GATACCACTACTGGAGACCATATACTGGAAAAATTCCTGAAGATGCATTCAGAGCTGGAGATAGAGGTGATATCACCTATGTTGCTAAAATAATACCTCTAGATATCAATTCGTGG TCTCATGCAGGACAAATTGGTGGCTACGATTACGTTGATTGGGGATGGCCAGAGAAATGGATGTACAGGGTAGACAAATTCTTAGAG ATCCTTTGTACTGAACCAAAGTACAAAAGAACCCTCCAATGGCGAAATATCTATGATCCAACTGACCTGAAAACAACAGAACGGCACTGCTGTCTTGTTGAAAGTGGTGTCACCTATAGAAATGGAGTTGCACATTTTGCCTACGTTGGTAGAAAATATGTAGATAACGTTTTTTTTGTAGGACCAGTGTATATGAGGgatgatttttttcatccaaAAGGGATGTTTGCTGTTCATGCAAGGAAGTCGTACTACTTTTCTAGGGACTTTGAAATTCTGCACTACGGATGTGTCAAATCATAA